Proteins co-encoded in one Scatophagus argus isolate fScaArg1 chromosome 11, fScaArg1.pri, whole genome shotgun sequence genomic window:
- the pnkd gene encoding probable hydrolase PNKD produces the protein MALPDWMITLFATASLFCFLCLCVRYRRTGQAFWRRLLSKVMARTEKPLFRIAYTLYTRTRLGYMYYKRQMRKAREHYPAGHSTVQPMEFNGIKIIPVSVLSDNYSYLVIDTASSVAVVVDPADPQTVQAVLKEEGVTLEAILCTHKHWDHSGGNKGLKRLHSSCRVYGNAADNIPGLTHPLSHKDSVTFGRMHFKALFTPGHTVGHMIYLLDGRAIGTPSSLFSGDLVFLSGCGRMFEGNATTMLSSLDTVASLSDDTLLWPGHEYAEDNLLFAAEVEPCNAARESKYQLVLQQRGQKLCTSPSTIGEERQYNPFLRSHSAELHLALGLQQFQDEDWTQFRARVLEELRKRKDLYNRR, from the exons ATGGCGCTTCCTGACTGGATGATAACGCTATTTGCCACTGCatcccttttctgtttcttgtgtttatgtgttcgCTACAGACGTACAGGACAAGCGTTTTGGAGAAGACTGTTGAGCAAAGTAATGGCTCGCACGGAGAAGCCCTTGTTCCGAATTGC GTACACACTTTACACAAGGACCAGGCTTGGCTACATGTACTACAAGAGGCAAATGAGGAAAGCCCGAGAGCACTACCCTGCTGGACATTCCACAGTGCAGCCCATGGAGTTCAATG GTATCAAAATAATTCCCGTCTCGGTACTGTCTGACAACTACAGCTATCTTGTAATTGACACAGCCTCCAGTGTCGCGGTTGTTGTAGACCCTGCAGACCCTCAGACAGTTCAG GCAGTCCTTAAGGAAGAGGGAGTGACGTTAGAAGCAATACTCTGTACACACAAGCACTG GGATCACAGTGGGGGAAATAAAGGGCTGAAAAGGCTTCACAGCTCCTGCAGAGTTTATGGAAATGCAGCTGATAACATTCCTGGCCTCACACA CCCTCTCTCCCACAAAGACTCCGTAACATTTGGCCGTATGCACTTTAaggccctcttcactcctggACACACAGTGGGCCACATGATCTACCTCCTGGATGGGCGGGCGATCGGCACCCCCTCCAGCCTTTTCTCTGGTGACCTGGTGTTCCTCTCAGGATGTG ggagGATGTTTGAAGGCAATGCCACAACAATGCTGTCATCTCTCGACACAGTTGCCTCCTTAAGTGATGACACTCTATTATGGCCTG GTCATGAGTATGCGGAGGACaacctgctgtttgctgctgaggTTGAGCCATGCAATGCTGCCAGGGAAAGCAAGTATCAGTTGGTGCTGCAGCAGCGAGGCCAGAAGCTGTGCACG AGTCCCTCCACTATTGGGGAAGAGAGGCAGTACAACCCTTTCCTGCGCAGCCACTCTGCAGAGCTCCATCTGGCCCTAGGCCTCCAGCAGTTCCAGGATGAAGACTGGACCCAGTTCAGGGCCCGGGTGCTGGAGGAGCTGCGAAAACGCAAAGACCTCTACAACAGGAGATAG
- the LOC124067038 gene encoding protein lifeguard 3-like produces MTSKIDNPPPYEVALHHPKYGNYPHQPQHDSPLPPPPSYSPSPGMCPGLPGYWGQEGVYPQGMWAAPGFSPSGVPTTIPTLSAGVPASNPGDMEDYLSIQWESTAIRHAFIRKVYLILAAQLAVTFSVVAVFTFVDPVRLFVIRYPGIYWASLVVYFVVYCILICCKEPRRRFPWNLVLLGVFTLALSYMCGTISSYYETKAVFLAMGITAVVCIAVTIFCFQTKVDFTSCGGFLCIAAVLLMIIGIVTAIVLSFQYVPWLHMLYAAIGAIVYTLFLVYNTQLLIGNRELALSPEEYIYGALSLYIDIVHIFLFILQVSGAATE; encoded by the exons ATGACTTCAAAAATTGATAATCCACCACCTTATGAGGTCGCATTGCACCATCCTAAGTATGGAAACTACCCCCACCAGCCACAACATGACTCccctcttccaccacctccatctTACAGCCCCAGTCCTGGCATGTGCCCCGGCCTTCCTGGCTACTGGGGCCAGGAGGGTGTCTACCCGCAAGGGATGTGGGCAGCCCCTGGCTTCTCTCCGTCTGGGGTGCCCACCACAATACCAACTTTGTCTGCCGGAGTGCCTGCATCCAACCCAG GAGACATGGAGGATTATCTGAGCATCCAGTGGGAAAGCACAGCTATTCGGCACGCCTTCATTCGAAAG GTTTACTTAATTTTAGCAGCCCAGCTTGCCGTCaccttttctgttgttgctgtctttACATTTGT TGACCCAGTGAGGCTGTTTGTCATCAGATACCCCGGCATCTACTGGGCATCTTT AGTGGTTTATTTTGTGGTTTACTGCATCCTCATCTGCTGCAAAGAGCCGAG gAGGCGTTTCCCATGGAATCTAGTGCTGCTGGGAGTATTT ACTCTCGCCTTGTCTTACATGTGTGGAACAATTTCAAG CTATTATGAAACAAAGGCAGTGTTTCTTGCCATGGGAATAACAGCAGTAGTTTGTATAGCTGTCACAATCTTCTGCTTCCAAACCAAG GTGGACTTCACCTCCTGCGGGGGATTTCTCTGTATTGCCGCCGTTTTGCTCATGATCATTGGGATTGTTACAGCCATCGTCCTCTCCTTCCAATAT GTCCCTTGGCTGCATATGCTCTACGCTGCGATTGGAGCCATCGTTTACACTCTG TTTTTAGTATACAACACCCAGCTTCTTATTGGAAATCGGGAGTTGGCACTCAGCCCAGAGGAGTACATCTACGGAGCCCTCTCTCTCTACATCGACATTGTTCACATCTTCCTCTTTATCCTCCAAGTCAGCGGAGCCGCCACTGAATAA
- the dars1 gene encoding aspartate--tRNA ligase, cytoplasmic, protein MTKEEVKGATEEEQQAPSKKGLKKQQKEAEKAAKKAEKQAKLAAEQQSTEEDDFAKDRYGVSPMVQSQQKLDRALVRVQDLTPEKADQLIWLRARVHTSRAKGKQCFLVLRQQQFNVQALVAVGDRASKQMVKFAANITKESIVDVEALVRKVEQKIESCSQQDVELHIERIFVISQAEPRLPLQLEDAVRPDGEGEEEGRATVNQDTKLDNRVIDLRTTTSQAIFRLQSGVCQLFRDTLTKKGFVEIQTPKIISAASEGGANVFTVSYFKTSAYLAQSPQLYKQMCICADFDKVFCVGPVFRAEDSNTHRHLTEFVGLDIEMAFNYHYHEVIDSITDTMVQIFKGLRDNFQTEIQTVNKQFPSEPFKFLEPTLRLEYTEALAMLREAGVEMGDEDDLSTPNEKLLGRLVKEKYDTDFYVLDKYPLAVRPFYTMPDPSNPKYSNSYDMFMRGEEILSGAQRVHDAQLLTERAIHHQIDLEKIKAYIDSFRYGAPPHGGGGIGLERVCMLYLGLHNVRQTSMFPRDPKRLTP, encoded by the exons ATGACTAAAGAGGAAGTAAAGGG GGCGACGGAGGAGGAGCAACAGGCTCCGTCAAAGAAAGGCctgaagaaacagcagaaggaAGCAGAGAAAGCTGCAAAGAAGGCTGAGAAACAGGCCAAGCTG GCTGCCGAACAacaaagcacagaagaagat GACTTTGCCAAGGACCGATATGGTGTGTCGCCTATGGTCCAGTCCCAACAAAAACTGG aCAGGGCGTTGGTGCGCGTCCAAGACCTAACTCCTGAGAAAGCGGACCAGCTGATCTGGCTGCGTGCCCGAGTCCACACCAGCAGGGCCAAAG ggaaGCAATGCTTCTTGGTCCTGCGTCAACAGCAGTTCAACGTGCAGGCACTGGTCGCAGTGGGAGATCGTGCCAGCAAGCAGATGGTCAAGTTTGCTGCAAA CATCACCAAGGAAAGCATCGTAGATGTGGAGGCGTTGGTGAGGAAAGTGGAGCAGAAGATTGAGAGCTGTTCCCAGCAGGACGTGGAGCTTCACATCGAGAGG ATTTTTGTCATCAGCCAGGCGGAGCCTCGTCTCCCTCTGCAGTTGGAGGATGCTGTCAGGCCTGATGGAGAAGGGGAAGAG GAAGGCAGAGCCACAGTCAACCAGGACACCAAGCTGGACAACAGGGTGATTGATCTCAGG ACGACCACCAGCCAGGCCATCTTTCGCCTGCAGTCGGGAGTGTGCCAGCTCTTCAGGGACACCCTCACTAAAAAGGGCTTTGTGGAAATCCAGACCCCTAAAATCATatcag CTGCCAGTGAAGGTGGAGCAAATGTCTTCACGGTGTCTTACTTTAAAACCAGCGCCTACCTGGCCCAGTCTCCCCAGCTATACAAGCAGATGTGCATCTGTGCTGACTTTGACAAGGTCTTCTGTGTGGGTCCAG TTTTCAGGGCTGAGGACTCCAACACTCATCGTCACCTGACTGAGTTTGTGGGTCTGGATATTGAAATGGCCTTCAACTACCATTACCACGAAGTGATCGACTCCATCACTGACACTATGGTGCAGATCTTCAAGGGCCTGAGAGACAA CTTCCAGACAGAGATCCAGACGGTGAACAAGCAGTTCCCCAGTGAGCCTTTCAAATTCCTGGAGCCCACTCTGAGACTGGAGTACACCGAGGCCTTGGCCATGCTGCGTGAGGCCGGGGTGGAGATGGGTGATGAGGATGACCTCAG tACGCCCAATGAAAAGCTGCTTGGCCGTCTCGTCAAGGAGAAG TATGATACCGACTTCTACGTGCTGGATAAGTACCCACTGGCAGTTAGGCCCTTCTACACCATGCCTGACCCAAGCAATCCT AAATATTCCAACTCATATGACATGTTcatgaggggagaggagatcCTGTCTGGTGCTCAGAGAGTCCACGACGCTCAGCTGCTGACCGAAAGGGCCATCCATCATCAGATTG ATCTGGAGAAGATCAAGGCATACATAGACTCCTTCCGGTACGGAGCTCCCCCACATGGCGGTGGAGGCATTG GCCTGGAGAGAGTCTGCATGTTGTACCTGGGTCTCCACAACGTGCGCCAGACCTCCATGTTCCCACGTGACCCTAAGCGCCTGACACCTTGA
- the cxcr4b gene encoding C-X-C chemokine receptor type 4b, translated as MSMEYVTFGILDNSTENTSEESGDFDLDLPEPCDIVQSNDFNKIFLPTVYGIIFILGIIGNGLVIVVMGYQKKVKTMTDKYRLHLSVADLLFVLTLPFWAVDAASSWYFGSFLCVSVHMIYTVNLYSSVLILAFISLDRYLAVVRATNSQTTRKLLANRVIYLGVWLPAAVLTVPDMVFARLHDTGSSNFFLSDESIETTDSRILCQRIYPQETSLIWMVVFRFQQILVGFILPGLVILICYCIIIVKLSQGTKGQALKKKALKTTVILIVCFFSCWLPYCVGIVLDTLIMLNVVSSSCELQQAVEKWISITEALAYFHCCLNPILYAFLGVKFKKSARSALTVTSRSSQKVTLMTKKRGPISSVSTESESSSVLSS; from the exons ATGAGCATGGAG tatGTGACATTTGGCATCTTGGACAACAGCACTGAAAACACCTCAGAGGAGTCGGGAGACTTCGACCTGGACTTGCCGGAGCCATGTGACATAGTGCAAAGTAACGACTTCAACAAGATCTTCCTACCAACAGTTTACGGAATAATATTTATTCTGGGAATCATTGGCAATGGATTAGTCATTGTTGTCATGGGGTACCAGAAAAAGGTCAAAACGATGACGGACAAGTACCGGCTCCATCTCTCCGTGGCTGACCTCCTGTTTGTCCTCACGCTGCCCTTCTGGGCCGTGGACGCCGCCAGCAGCTGGTACTTTGGaagtttcctctgtgtgtctgtgcacatgaTCTACACTGTCAACCTGTACAGCAGCGTGCTGATCCTGGCCTTCATCAGTCTAGACAGATACTTGGCAGTTGTGCGGGCCACCAACAGCCAAACCACAAGGAAGCTTCTTGCGAACAGAGTGATCTATCTGGGTGTCTGGCTGCCCGCAGCCGTGCTGACTGTACCAGATATGGTGTTTGCCAGGTTGCATGACACAGGGTCTTCAAACTTCTTCTTATCAGATGAAAGCATAGAGACTACAGACTCCAGGATCCTCTGCCAGCGCATCTACCCACAGGAAACCAGTCTCATTTGGATGGTTGTTTTTCGCTTCCAGCAAATCCTGGTGGGCTTCATACTGCCCGGTTTGGTCATCCTTATCTGCTATTGCATCATCATTGTGAAGTTATCACAAGGCACCAAGGGCCAGGCACTGAAGAAGAAAGCACTGAAGACCACAGTCATCCTCATCGTgtgttttttctcctgctggCTGCCTTACTGTGTCGGCATCGTCTTGGATACCCTTATAATGCTGAACGTGGTCTCCTCCTCTTGTGAACTGCAACAAGCGGTTGAGAAGTGGATTTCTATCACTGAAGCTCTGGCCTATTTCCACTGCTGCCTCAACCCCATCCTCTATGCTTTCCTGGGCGTCAAATTTAAGAAATCAGCCAGGAGTGCGCTGACAGTCACCAGCAGATCAAGTCAGAAAGTGACTCTCATGACAAAAAAGCGAGGGCCAATTTCATCCGTGTCAACCGAGTCCGAGTCCTCAAGTGTTTTGTCAAGTTAA